In Psychromonas sp. psych-6C06, the genomic window GCAATGCGCAATAAAATGATGTTTTCTGAAATAGATGATCTAAAACAAGGGTCAGATGCCATCGAGGAGCGAGCTCGCAATGAGTTAGGGCTAGTAAAAGAGGGAGAAACCTTTTTTCGCATCGTGCCTAAAGGATAAATAAAGCACTATTTATTGTTACATCGTTAGGGTCTGTTGATCTTTCAAGTTTATTTTTGCAACAATTTGTTGGCTATTGCTGTAATGACTTCGTCAATACCACGCAATACAAAATAAAGAGCCATTTTGCTGTTTATACAAGGCTGAGCCTATGCCGTGTGGTTATTCCACATCAATAGGCGAAAACGCAGTAAAAATGGTCAACAAATGTTGCCCTTCGGGTTCAACACAACACGCTTTGCCCTGTGTTAGACG contains:
- the ftsB gene encoding cell division protein FtsB; this translates as MRLFFALLLFVFALEQYHLWWGKNGVQDNRQLQEDVALAKASNEELAMRNKMMFSEIDDLKQGSDAIEERARNELGLVKEGETFFRIVPKG